The following is a genomic window from Alkalilimnicola sp. S0819.
GGAGTTGTTGTTCAACGTGGTCAAGCACGGCCGGATCTCGGAAGCGGAGATCGAGCTGGAGCGCGATGCGGAACAGCAATTGTGGATCGGCATCCGCGACCATGGGCGAGGTTTCGATGCCGCGGAGGCGGTGCGTTACCAAGGCAGTGGCGGCTTTGGCCTGTTCAGCATCCGCGAGCGTATCGAGGTACTGGGTGGCCAATTCATCCTGGAAACCGCGCCGGGGGAGGGGACCACGGTGCGTCTCAGCCTGCCCGTCAGCGCCTTGCCGCCCACGGAGCGTCGGCAGCCCGTGCCCTCGGCCGAAGCCTCGTCTGCCCAGCTGCGCATCCCGCTGGACCGTATACGCGTACTCCTGGCGGACGATCATGAGATGTTGCGCGAGGGCCTGGCGAAAGTGTTGGGCGAAACGCCGGATATCGAGCTGGTGGGCAAGGCCGCGGACGGACTGGAAGCGGTGCGCTTGGCTGATCGCCTGAAGCCCGACGTGGTGATCATGGACGTGGGCATGCCGCGTCTGAACGGCATAGAGGCGACACGGCGCATCTGTATCCGCCACCCGCAGACTCGTGTGATCGGGCTGTCCATGCACGACCAACGTGACATGGAGGGCGCGATGCTGGCCGCCGGCGCCCAGTCCTATCTCACCAAGGGTGGCTCCACTGAAGAGCTGCTGGGCGAGATTCGCAATCAGCAGCCCTGAGCAGAGGGCGGCCCACGGCGGCCCCCGCCCAACGGTTGTTGTCGAGGTCCTTGTCGCTGCCGCCGGAGCCGCGCAGGGCCAGTTCCCGGTCAGCGACGGCTGGGAAGGGCTTGTGCCGCCAGGGGGATCATCAGCAGGCCCGCCGCCCCGCGCCTCAAGGGGGGAATAAGCCTTTCTCATGGTTTGATCGCGCCAACGACGGCCCCACCTTACTGCGCAGGCGAGCTCGTGCTGTTGTCTGCAATCAATCGAGGTGACGGATCATGGCCAAAGAGAGAGAAGAACAGTCCGAGGGCGGCATCATGCGCACCACGCCCCAGCGCTGGGGTCGGCCCTTCGAGGAGATCGAGCGCCTGTTCAACGATCTTCGTCCCTGGCGCTCAGGGCTCTGGGGTGAAGCGGAGATTCACGGCAACATGCCCCGCGTGGACTTGATGGATCGAGAATCGGAGATGGTTCTGCGCGCCGAACTGCCCGGCGTGAAGAAGGAAGACCTGGACATCACCGTGGACGAACAGAGCGTGAGCCTGCATGCCACCCGCCATCACGAGGAACGCACCGAGAAGGGCAACTACTACCGGGCGGAAATCTCCCGCGGCGAGTACCTGCGCACCATCCCCTTGCCCTGCCTGGTGGATGGCGACAAGGCCAAGGCCTCCTTCAAGGACGGGATGCTGGAGCTGACCTTGCCGAAGGTGGAACAATCCCGCCGCAAGCGGATCACTGTTCAATAGAGCAGGGGCTGAGTGCAGGCAGCCCTGTTCAGGGCCCGCGGCGTGGCGGGCCCTGATCGCTGCGGGAGACGCCTGGCCTGACGAGCTCCCATAGCAGCCGATAGACGGCCTCCACATCATCGAGCTGGTATTGCGCGTAACTGGCTCCCGCTTCCTTGCCCACCCGCAAACCGATGATCTCGCCCCTCAGGTGGAAGAATACATCCTCATCGGTGAGGTCATCGCCGATGTAGACTGCCGGCCCCCGGCCTCTCATGGCCCCGGCCAGCAGCCTCTTCACGGCCCGCGCCTTGTCCCAGGCCAGGTCCGGCACGAATTCCAGCACTTTCTTGCCATCCCGCGGGCGTAGCGCAGGCCACCGCCCCGCGAGGCCAAGCAGCCATTGCTCCAGAGCGCCCACCCGGTGCTCGGGCAAGTGTCGGTAATGGATTGCCAGCCCATAGGCCTTGCGCTCCGCCACGCACCCGGGCCACTGCGGAAGCTGGAAACGAAGAACCCTTTCCAGCTCGGCAAGCGCCCTCGTGGCCGGGCCCGCATCCGGGTGAACCCAGTGACCGCCTGCCGGCTCCAGCGCTTCATAACCGTGGCTTCCCACCTGGATCAGCTCGGGCAGTGCCACGCGCCGGCGCAGATCCGCCAGGTCTCGGCCGCTGACCAGGGCAATTTTTGCCCGTGCGGATACGCTGCGCAGTATTGCACGCTGGTGCTCAGTGAGCCTGGCCTGGGCCGGCTGGTCCACGATGGGGGTCAAGGTGCCGTCATAGTCCAGAAAGAGGCGCGGGGTGGCGCTCTTCAACTCGGCCCGCAAGGTGTGTATGGCGGCGAAAGCGCTCGGTAGCTGGCGTGTTGGCAGATGGTGCGGGTCCAGTTCCTCGATGCGGCGCAGCACCAGATCCGCACCGGCTTTCAGGAGGGTGGAGCGAGCATGCCGGCCGGCCAAGCCCACCACAAGGGCGTAGCCCAGCGCCCGTGCCCGGGCCAACAGCTCGGGCTCTGCGGCGAGCAGCACCAGGGGCGCCCCTGCGATGCCCGGGCAATGAGGCAGCTGCGCGAGGGCGTGCCGGGTGTCCTCGGCCTTGCTCAGCCTTATTCTGCGAAGGGGGAGGGCGGTGGCGTGGCTGTCCCACGACGGTGGTGGCGAAACGTCAGGCCCGAGGACCAGGACCGGGGTCGCTGTGTCCGTGGGGCGTGGGGGCAAGGCAGTAGGTTGCAGGGGTTCGACCATGATGCTCTCGTGCGGGTCGAAGCCGGCGAGTGCAAGTCTTGGGCAGCGGTTCTTCTCGGCATGGCGGGAACGATGACCCGTATTGCCCAGCGGAGACCACCCGATCGCGAACGCGGAGCCTGGCCTCGTCGAGAGCTTTGTTGGCGCTGGCGGATAGGGAACGTCTGTTGTCGCCCGGACAATAACTGACAAGAGCGCTTCGCACCCCGTACCTTCCCACAGCGACCCAGTACGAGCTTGCCTGAATCGGGCCCCGCAGGCGTCTAGACACGGGGGGCGTGTACCTGATTGACGTCCTCCTCCCGACGCTTGCGCCTCGCCTCGGCCAGGTCCTCCCCATCGGCGTCCGGACCCTGCGCGGCGCTTTCCGGCGTCTCCAGCAGGCGCAGGCGTATGTACAAGGGAAAATGATCGGAACCGAACGCCGGCAGCCGTCGTATGGTCTCCACCGCGAAATGCTCGCTGTGGAACAGATGATCCAAAGGCCAGCGCAAGCAGCAAAGCTGCGCATGGAAGCTGTTGTACATGCCGCGGCCCACCCGCGGATCCAGCAGACCGCTGACCTTGCGGAACAGGCGGGTGGTATGGGACCAGGCCACGTCGTTGAGATCCCCGGCGACGATGATGGGCTTGTCCCGACCGCGCAGGTCGCGTCCCACCACCAGCAGCTCCGCGTCCCGAGGGCCGGCGCTGTCGCTCTCGGGCGGGCTGGGGGGCCTGGGGTGCAGGCAATGCAAGGCCACTTCACGGCCCGAGGGCATGCGCAGCGTGGCGTGAGCCGAGGGGATGCCGTCCTCCACCAAAAAAACCACCTGCCCTGCGTCCAGGGGCAGACGGGAATAGACCAGCATGCCGTAGAGGTTGTCCAGTGGGCACTTGAGACTATGGGGGTAGTCGGCGGCCAGCTGGTCCAGTTGCGCCTGCCACCAGGCATCCGGCTCCAGAGCCAGCACCACGTCCGGTCGCTGAGCGCGGATTATCGTCAGCAGGCGCTGGGCGTTCCGGTTATCCATCAACACATTGACGGTGAGCACCGAGAGCGGCTCGCCGGGCCTGGCCACCGCATCGGGCACCTCGCGACGGTACAGCGGGGAGTATGGCAGGACCCACCAGAGTTGACAGGCCAGGCACAGGGCGACCAAGGCCAGCAGCGCGGTGCGCAAGGGGCCCGGCGCCAGCACCAGATACAGCACCGGCATAAGCACCAGGGCGACGGCCAGCAACTGCAGGCGGGGGAAATCCAGGCCTCGCACCCACCAGCGCGTAGAACGCGACCAGGGCAGCGCGGTCAGCACGAACAGCAGCACCGCCAGTGACGCGGCTGCCCAGGCCAGGATGGTCAAGCCCTCACCTTTGCCGTTCTCCCGGTCATTGCTTAGTGCCCCCCCTTAGAGAGTCTCATTGTGCCCTTCCGAGGCGCTTGCAACAAACGCCCTTGCGGGGGCACGGCCCGAGCCCAACATCTGCGGGAAACTACACCGCGCGGAGGCCACATGGGGGACGATCTGCACGCGGCTATCGTCCGCCATGCCAGTGGGGAAGCGGACTGGGTGAATGCCTTGTGGAAGGCGTTTAGCGCAGAGCGTTGCCTGGATACCCTTTTGCGCGGGCTTCTCGCCGGAATTCGACAAAGCTGCGATGCGCGGGCCGTCAGCATTCTGCTGGTGGATCGCGAGCTGCGGTCGGTTATCGCCCGGGGGCATTTCGCCCGGGAATATCGTCGAGTCCGGGTAAGCACACTGACCGTGCCGCTGAAAAAAGTCCTGCTCGCCCGGCTCCAGGGGCTACGGCCCGGGAGTGTCCTGCAGCGCCTGGACCGCGAGTACTGGTACCTGCCCGAGGCACCCCCCGGGCAGCTTCATTGCCTGTTGCGCCTGCAGCGACCCCGATCCATGCACAGCAGCGAGCAGCTGTTGCGCGTCCTGGCGGCGCCGGCTGCCGCCGCCCTGGAACGCGCGCACGAAATCCGCCGCAACGAAGCCGCCCATCGACAGCTGTCCCGTGTCCTCGAGCAACTTCCCGCCACCATATGGACCACCGATACCCGCATGCGTATCACCACGGCTTCCGGTCGAGGTCTGACCGCACAGGGCTTGAACGCTGAACAGGTGATCGGGCAGCGGCCGACCGATCTGCTTCCCTTGTCCCAGGCCGACACGGATCCGCTGCCCCGTATGCTCGAGCACGCCCTGCGCGGTCAGTCCGTGAGCAACGAAGGCTGGCGGGGCGGGCGCCGGTACCAGCGCAATGTGGAGCCCTTGCGCGACGATACCGGACGAATCATTGGCTGCCTGGGCGTTTCCGTGGATATCACCGAGCAGCACAACACACGCCAGGCCCTGGCGGGGGAGCGACGCTGGGCCGAGCGCATACTCGCGTCCATCAGCGAAGGGGTGATTTCCGTGGATCGCAGCGGGCGTGTGCGTTACGCCAACCCGGCGGCGGCTCGACTGTGCGGCTTGCCCCTGGACAGCATGCAGCAGCAACCCATTCACGAAGTGCTGCAACTGCGCCGGGACGCGGGTCGGCCCGAGGCGGCCGAGCAGGCATGGGAGACGCTGAGTGAGCGACCTGCCCGGCGACTGCTATGCACGGCACCGGGCCAGGACCGTTGGGTGGACGTGCAACGCGAGCCGCTGCGGAGCGGTCAGGGCATCGAGGGAGATGTGGTGCTGCTGCGGGATATAACACTGCAACAGGCGCTGGCGCGACAGCTGGCCTTCGAGGCCACCCACGACCCGCTCACCGGTGCACCCAACCGCAGCCTGCTGGCGGATCGCCTGGAGCAGGCTCTGGCCGGGGCGCGGCGCAACGGCAAACGGCTGGCCGTGTGCTTTCTCGACCTGGACCGGTTCAAGCAGGTCAACGATACCCTGGGGCACGAGACCGGCGACGAGTTGCTCCGCCAGGTGGCTGAGCGTCTCAAGCAGGTGGTCAGGCGCAATGACACCGTGAGCCGTTACGGCGGCGATGAATTCGTATTGCTGCTGGAGGACCCGGGCAGTGCCGAACAGCTGGCCGACCTGGCCCAGGAATTGATCACGCGCATCGCGGCGCCCTACCAGGCCAATGGCCACCAGCTTCACATCACCACCAGCATGGGCATAAGCCTGTACCCGGATGACGCCGAGCAGGCTCGGGAACTGGTCAAGCACGCCGATATCGCCATGTATCACGCCAAGGAGCAGGGCCGCAACGGGTTTGTCTACTTCACGGCTGATATGAACCGCCGCGCCCGGGAACACCTGTTCCTGGAGACGGCTCTGCGCGAGGCCATGGAACAGGGCCGCCTGAGCTTGCACTACCAGCCACGATTGCATCTGCGCAGCCGGCGCCTGCTGGCGGCCGAGGCCTTGCTGCGCTGGGTGCACCCACGCCGCGGCGCCATCTCCCCGGCGCGCTTCATCCCCGTGGCGGAGGACAGCGGACTAATCCTCAGCCTGGGCGAGCAGGTATTGCACCATGCCTGCGCGCAGATGCGAGCCTGGGCGGATGCCGGCAAACCCCCTATCCGGGTGGCGGTGAACGTTTCGCCGGTGCAGTTTCGCCACGAAAGCCTGCTGGAGCAGGTTCGCGGGGCACTGCGGGAATTCCGGGTGCCGGCGGGCCGGCTGGAGCTGGAAGTCACCGAAGGCGTTTTCATGGGCGACACTGCCGGCGCCAATGACCGGCTGCGGGAACTGAAGGCGCTGGGCGTGCGGCTGGCCGTGGATGACTTCGGCACCGGCTACTCCAGCCTCAGTTACCTGAAACGCTTTCCGGTGGATGCCCTGAAGATCGACAAAACCTTCATTCGCCAGATTCCAGGCAACAAGGAGGACGCGGCCATCGCCAGGGCCATCATACGGCTGGGCGCGAGCCTGGGCATGGAGGTGGTGGCGGAGGGCGTGGAAACCGCCGCCGCCGCCCGCTGGCTGCGCAGCCGCGGCTGCTATGAAGCACAGGGTTATTACTTCGGCTATCCTGTGCCGGCGGCGGAATTCCACCATGGTGGCGCTGATGCCCGCTGAAAGCCATCAACGCTTGGGGTGCGCAGCGCGGGCGGCGGCTTGAGCACGCTTGCCCCAGCAGCCGGGCCCGGCGACGTCGTCGCAGAGGCCTGCCACCCGTTGTTGGAGAAAGCCGCAAACCAACTGTTCGCCTCGCGCCGGGTGGGCGACCCGACCGGCACGCCTTCGCCGCGGCGAGGCCGTTTCAGCGACTGAAACCAAGAGATAAGGGAGCATGCAAGCCTTGAGAAATCATCTGCGCTCGCTCGATGAAGAGGGCCGCATCCGGACATTCAACCGCTACTGAAGGAACAATACATGGAAGAACTCGCAGGAGCCGACGCCAACGCCTTGATGGAGCGGGGAATAGCCCTGCTCCTGGGTTATGCGCCCAAGGTATTGCTGGCCATCGTCACCCTGCTGGCGGGCCTGTGGCTGATCAAGCGCTTCGTCAATGTGCTGGACAAGAAGCTCAGCGCCAGGGACCCGACGCTGGGCAAGTTCCTCTCCGGCGTGATCAGCGTGGCGCTGAAGGTGATGCTGCTCATCTCGGTGGCCTCCATGATCGGCATTGCCACCACCTCCTTCGTGGCGGTGATCGGTGCCGCGGGCCTGGCCATTGGTCTGGCGTTGCAGGGCAGTCTCGCGAACTTCGCCGGCGGGGTGCTGATCCTGATCTTCAAGCCCTTCAAGGTGGGCGATGTGATCGAGGCCCAGGGGTATCTGGGCAGCGTGGTGGAGATCCAGATCCTCTACACCATCGTCAATACCTTCGATAATCGCCGCATCGTCATTCCCAACGGCAATCTCTCCAACAGCAGCCTGACCAACCTCAGCGCCTACGAGACCCGGCGTTGCGAGATGAGCTTCGGCATCGGTTACGACGACGATATCGACAAGGCCAAGGCCATCTGCCGACGCTTGATCGAGGAAGACGAGCGCGCCCTCAAGGAGCCGGAGCCCTTGATCGTGGTGGGGGCGTTGGCCGACAGTTCCGTCAACCTCACCGTGCGGGCCTGGACCCGATCCGCTGACCTGTGGCCTTTCTACTGGGACATGCAGGAGCGGGTGAAGAAGGCATTCGACGCGGAGGGCATCAGTATTCCTTTCCCGCAGCGAACCGTGCACGTCGCCAGCGATGAGCAGAGCCTGGGCTGAGTTTCCAGGAGCGAAAGGGGAGGGCGCGCGCCTGTCGCCGCCCCCCCCCTTGCACTCAGCCCCGCCGCCAGCGGTGAAACCGCTCCAGCCAGCGCAACAGGCCCTCCGGGCTGTGTGCCTTGCGCCAGACGCCCGCCGCGTACTTGTTCGCCTCCGCCCAGGTGGGGTAGATGTGGATGGTGCTCAGAAGTTTGTTCAGGCCCAGCCCGTGCTTCATCGCCAGCACGAATTCCGCGATCAATTCTCCGGCATGGGAGCCGACGATGGTCGCGCCCAGAATGCGGTCCTTCCCCGGCGCGGTCAGCACTTTCACCACGCCACGGGCCTCGCCGTCGGCGATGGCCCGATCCAGATCCGCCAGATCGTACTCCGTGAGTTCGTAGGCGATACCGCGCTCCCGCGCTTCCGTTTCCGACAGCCCCACGCGCGCCACCTCCGGATCGGTGAAGGTGGCCCAGGGGATGACCCGGTAATCCACTCGAAAACGCTTCAGGGGTGAACCGAACAGGGCGTTCACCGACGCGTACCAGGCCTGGTGGGAGGCCACATGGGTGAACTGGTAGGGGCCTGCCACGTCGCCGCAGGCATAGATCGTGGGAATGCTGGTCTGCATGAAATCGTTCACCCCCAGCGTGTGCCGGGAGGTGAGCTGCACGCCCAGCTCTTCCAGCCCGTAGCCTTCTACCCGGGCGGCACGCCCCAGAGCCACCAGTATCCGGTCGCATTCGATCTCGACCTGCTTGCCCTGGTGCTCGCAGACAACGCTCAGCGCCTCGCCACGGCGTTTCACCTCCACCGCTCGGTGCGCCAGCCGCAGATCGATGCCCTCGTCACGAAATTGCCGCTGTACCCGCTCGGCGATGTCCGGATCCTCTCGGGGCAGCAGGCGCTCACCCATCTCCACCTGAATCACCTGTGAGCCCAGCCTGGAGAAGGCCTGGGCGAGCTCCGAGCCTATCGGGCCGCCCCCCAGCACCAGCAGCCGCCGGGGTTGCTCGCGCAGCTCCCACACGGTATCCGAGGTCAGATAACCCGCTTCCGCCAGGCCGGGTATGGGCGGCACCAGCGGCGAGGCTCCGGCCGCCACAACGATCGCCCGGGTGCTCAAGGTGTGGCCGTTCACCTCCACGGTCCAGGGGGAGGTGATGCGCGCCTCTCCCTCGATCACCTCTACTCCGAGCCCCTGGTAGCGCTCCACGGAATCATGGGGCTCGATTTGCCGCACCACATTCTGGATACGCGCCATCACCTTGGCGAAATCCAGCCGCACTTCCGCCTCCTGCACGCCGTAATCCTGACAGCGCCGTGCCTCATCGACGAAGCGGGCGGTGCGTATCAGCGCCTTGGAGGGCACGCAGCCGGTATTCAGGCAATCACCACCCATGCGGGATTTCTCGATCAGGGTGACCCGGGCCTTGACCGCGGCGGCGATGTAGCTTGCCACCAGGCCGCCGGAGCCGGCGCCGATCACCACCAGATTGCGATCGAAGTGGCGGGGTTTGCGGTGGCCGCTCAGGGCCTTGGCGGTTTTCAGCATGGTGAGCCCCTTCTTGGCGAGTAAGGGAAAGATGCCCAGCAGGGCAAAGGAGAACAGCAGGCCGGGGGAGAGGATGTCGCCGGGGGAATCCACGGCGGCGAGCTGGGTGCCGGCGTTCACATAGACCAGGGTCGCCGGCAGCATGCCCAGCTGGCTGACCCACCAGTAGGTCCAGGCGCGTATGGCGGTCAGCCCCATCACCAGGTTGACGACGAAGAAGGGGAAGATAGGCACCAGGCGCAGGGTGAACAGATAAAAGGCGCCGTCCTCGCGCACGCCCCGGTCCACCGCCTCCAGCCGCGCGCCGAAGCGCCGCGCCACGGTCTCGCGCAACAGGCCCCGGGCGATGAGAAAGGCGAGAAAGGCGCCCAGGGTGGAGGCGAACGAGACCAGTACGCTGCCGGCCGCCAGCCCGAACACGGCACCGCCGGCCAGCGTCATGATCGTCGCCCCCGGCAAGGAGAGCGCGGTAACCAGCACGTAAAGGCCGAAATAGGCGAGGGCCGCGGGCAGCCAGTGGGTGGCCACCAGATGTTGCAGCGCCGATTGCTGGGCCTTCAGCCAATCGAGGCTCAGATAACGCCCCAGGTCCAGGGCGAAGAAGGCCAGCACCGCGATCAGCAGGGCGGCCAGCAGGAACCAACGGGAATACCTCACGGGCACCTCTATCGAGCTTCGAAACGGATATCGCCGAACCAGGCCTCGGCCTGGCCGCCGGTGTTGTCGCAATCGGTCATCAGCGCAACGCCGTCGATGACGTCGATTTCCCGCTCGTGCAGGCGGCGAAAGTCCTCCCGCACATCGCGCCGCTCCTCGCGCCAGGCGCCGGTATCGCGTTCCCCGGAGCGCAGGGCCAGCATCATGGCATTGCCGGTAAAGGCATTGGGCCAGGCCTGCCCGCGGGGTTCGCCGCCGGCCCAGACATAGTTCACGGCCAGGGTGCGCCAGGGAAGCAGGCCGCCATCCACCACCACATAGACCCGGGCGGCGTAATCGTCGCCGGCCTTGCTGCGCTCGTCATTGCCCTGGAAAACCTCGTCCACCCGCCAGCGCCAACGCAGGATGGGTGTTTCCCGCAGGTCCACTTCCTGCTCCCGGTAGAGCACCGAGGCCGTACCGTCGCAACTGGCATGCAGTACCTGGCGGCCATTTTGCTCTTCCAGGCGGTAGCGGCTGTTGCCCTCGAAGGAACGCTCTTCCCAACCTGACAGGCCGGTCCGGGAAAAGGCCGGGATCTCGGCCGCCGTGGCACTGGCGAGCAGCAGCAGCAAGGGGATCGATGAAAACAGCCCGGGTCGCATGAGCGCCTCTCTCATGAGTCAAATGAAAGCCGCCGCATGGCGCCCCTGCGCCAGCGGGTAATCCGGCCCGTCGGCGATGGGCCGATGACAGGAGCGCCGGCAGGGGTGGTCATACGGGAACGCCCGAAAGGCGAGGGCCGGATCCATATTGGTATTCTCCTCGGCGGTCAGCTACCCCCCAGTTAATCGCGCCGCCCGAGCGGCGTCTATACGTGAAGCCCCGTATCCGGGGGTAGGGGTTGGTACTTATTGTCAGCCGCCTGCAATTGCGGGAGCCTGTAGCCCGCTACCTTAATAACGCTTTTCAGGAGTCGCCATGCACGCCGTGCTGCCCTTGCTTCGCGATACCGATTTCCCTCGGCTGCGCCGCGGGGCCCTGGAGACCTTGCAGATGAACCTGGGCTACCGCTGCAACCAGGCCTGTCTGCACTGTCACGTGAATGCCGGCCCCAGTCGCAAGGAGGCCATGGATCTGGAGACCATGGAGCTTGCCCTGGAGGTGTCGCGGCGTCGCGGCGTACGTACCCTGGACCTGACCGGGGGCGCGCCGGAGTTGAACGTGCATTTTCGAGAACTGGTGCGTCGAGCGCGCAAACAGGGCATACACGTGATCGACCGCTGCAACCTGACCGTGCTCAGTGAGCCGGGGCAGGAGGATCTGGCGGAATTTCTCGCCGAGCATGACGTGGAGGTGATCGCCTCCATGCCCTGCTATTCCGCCGACAATGTGGACAGCCAGCGGGGCGATGGCGTGTTCCAGCGCAGCATCGCCGGCTTGCGCCAGCTCAATGCTCTGGGCTACGGCGTGGAGGGCAGCGGGCGGGCACTCAACCTGGTCTACAACCCGCTGGGTCCCACCCTGCCGCCGGGCCAGGAAGCGCTACAGGCCGATTACAAACGCGAACTGCGTGCCCGTTTCGGTGTGGTCTTCACGGGGCTGTTCACGCTCGCCAACATGCCCATACAACGCTTCGGCAGCACACTGATTTCCCGTGGCCAGTTCGCGGATTACATGCGCCTGCTCAAGGAGAATCACAAGCCGGAGAATGTTCCTCAGGTGATGTGCCGCGGCCTGGTGAGCGTGGATTATCAGGGCTATCTGTACGATTGCGATTTCAACCAGATGCTCGGGCTGCCCCTGCAAGCCGTGGACGCGGCGCGTCCGCATCTGCGGGATCTGTTGGAGACGGATACCGAGGGCCGCGCGATCACTGTGGCCGACCACTGTTACGGCTGCACCGCGGGGCAGGGCAGCAGTTGTGGCGGCGCGTTGCAGGGTGCGTGAATGGCGCACCTGATCGTCTTTGCCAAGGCTCCCATGCCGGGACGGGTAAAGACCCGGCTGGCCAGAGCGGTGGGTGACCGGGCCGCGGCGCGAATCGCCACCCACATGCTCGATCACACCCTGGCCCAGGTCTGCGGCGCCGGGCTTGGCAGTGGCGAGCTGTGCGGCGCGCCGGACCGGGACCCTGTACTGGCGCGGGCGGCGGCGGAGGCCGGGCTGGCGCATACGGATCAGGGCGAGGGCGATCTGGGTGTGCGCATGCACCGAGCCATCGCGCGCGCGCTGAAGGCGCACGAGGAAGTTCTGCTGATCGGCACGGATTGCCCCGCGCTGGATGCGGGCCGGCTTGGGCGCGCCGCCGCGCGGCTGAAGGCAGGCACAACGGCGGTTTTCTACCCCACCCGGGATGGCGGCTATTGTCTGGTGGGCCTGCGCCGGGAGAACCGGCACTTGTTCACCGATATAGCCTGGAGTACCCCACGGGTTATGGCGGCGACCCGGGAGCGGCTGAAGACATTGGGCTGGGACTGGTGGGAAGGCGAAGTGCTGGAAGATGTGGATGAACCACCACAGCTGTCCAGCTTGCCGGCCGCCTGGCTCGCGCCCGGCTGAGTCGCCCCGGGACCAGCTTTCTCAGTGGCCCGCCACGGTACGATTGCGGCCGCCCTCCTTGGCAGCGTACAAGGCCCGGTCGGCGGCTTGCATCAAACCGGCCACGTGCACGCCCGGCACCGGTATGATCGCGGCAAGGCCGATGCTCACCGTCAGCCGCCCCGGTGCCGGCGCCACGGGGAAGGGTATGGCGGCTTCAGCCAGCCCGCGGTGAATCCGACCCGCCACCTCTTGGGCCCCCTTTTCATCGGTTTCCGGCAACAGCACCACGAATTCCTCGCCACCGTATCGCGCCACTAGATCCGCCGGGCGGGACACCGCGCGCCGCAGCGCTTTTCCGACCCGGATGAGCGCCTGGTCGCCTTCGCTGTGGCCGTAGCTGTCGTTATAGAGCTTGAAGCGGTCCACATCCACAAGCAGCAGTGCCAGCGGCAGGCTTCTGCGCCGGGCGCGGCGCCACTCCCTTGGCAGAGCCTCGTCGAAGGCGCGGCGGTTGGCGATGCCC
Proteins encoded in this region:
- a CDS encoding mechanosensitive ion channel family protein; this translates as MEELAGADANALMERGIALLLGYAPKVLLAIVTLLAGLWLIKRFVNVLDKKLSARDPTLGKFLSGVISVALKVMLLISVASMIGIATTSFVAVIGAAGLAIGLALQGSLANFAGGVLILIFKPFKVGDVIEAQGYLGSVVEIQILYTIVNTFDNRRIVIPNGNLSNSSLTNLSAYETRRCEMSFGIGYDDDIDKAKAICRRLIEEDERALKEPEPLIVVGALADSSVNLTVRAWTRSADLWPFYWDMQERVKKAFDAEGISIPFPQRTVHVASDEQSLG
- the otsB gene encoding trehalose-phosphatase, coding for MLLAAEPELLARARALGYALVVGLAGRHARSTLLKAGADLVLRRIEELDPHHLPTRQLPSAFAAIHTLRAELKSATPRLFLDYDGTLTPIVDQPAQARLTEHQRAILRSVSARAKIALVSGRDLADLRRRVALPELIQVGSHGYEALEPAGGHWVHPDAGPATRALAELERVLRFQLPQWPGCVAERKAYGLAIHYRHLPEHRVGALEQWLLGLAGRWPALRPRDGKKVLEFVPDLAWDKARAVKRLLAGAMRGRGPAVYIGDDLTDEDVFFHLRGEIIGLRVGKEAGASYAQYQLDDVEAVYRLLWELVRPGVSRSDQGPPRRGP
- a CDS encoding endonuclease/exonuclease/phosphatase family protein is translated as MTILAWAAASLAVLLFVLTALPWSRSTRWWVRGLDFPRLQLLAVALVLMPVLYLVLAPGPLRTALLALVALCLACQLWWVLPYSPLYRREVPDAVARPGEPLSVLTVNVLMDNRNAQRLLTIIRAQRPDVVLALEPDAWWQAQLDQLAADYPHSLKCPLDNLYGMLVYSRLPLDAGQVVFLVEDGIPSAHATLRMPSGREVALHCLHPRPPSPPESDSAGPRDAELLVVGRDLRGRDKPIIVAGDLNDVAWSHTTRLFRKVSGLLDPRVGRGMYNSFHAQLCCLRWPLDHLFHSEHFAVETIRRLPAFGSDHFPLYIRLRLLETPESAAQGPDADGEDLAEARRKRREEDVNQVHAPRV
- a CDS encoding Hsp20/alpha crystallin family protein, producing MAKEREEQSEGGIMRTTPQRWGRPFEEIERLFNDLRPWRSGLWGEAEIHGNMPRVDLMDRESEMVLRAELPGVKKEDLDITVDEQSVSLHATRHHEERTEKGNYYRAEISRGEYLRTIPLPCLVDGDKAKASFKDGMLELTLPKVEQSRRKRITVQ
- a CDS encoding FAD-dependent oxidoreductase, encoding MRYSRWFLLAALLIAVLAFFALDLGRYLSLDWLKAQQSALQHLVATHWLPAALAYFGLYVLVTALSLPGATIMTLAGGAVFGLAAGSVLVSFASTLGAFLAFLIARGLLRETVARRFGARLEAVDRGVREDGAFYLFTLRLVPIFPFFVVNLVMGLTAIRAWTYWWVSQLGMLPATLVYVNAGTQLAAVDSPGDILSPGLLFSFALLGIFPLLAKKGLTMLKTAKALSGHRKPRHFDRNLVVIGAGSGGLVASYIAAAVKARVTLIEKSRMGGDCLNTGCVPSKALIRTARFVDEARRCQDYGVQEAEVRLDFAKVMARIQNVVRQIEPHDSVERYQGLGVEVIEGEARITSPWTVEVNGHTLSTRAIVVAAGASPLVPPIPGLAEAGYLTSDTVWELREQPRRLLVLGGGPIGSELAQAFSRLGSQVIQVEMGERLLPREDPDIAERVQRQFRDEGIDLRLAHRAVEVKRRGEALSVVCEHQGKQVEIECDRILVALGRAARVEGYGLEELGVQLTSRHTLGVNDFMQTSIPTIYACGDVAGPYQFTHVASHQAWYASVNALFGSPLKRFRVDYRVIPWATFTDPEVARVGLSETEARERGIAYELTEYDLADLDRAIADGEARGVVKVLTAPGKDRILGATIVGSHAGELIAEFVLAMKHGLGLNKLLSTIHIYPTWAEANKYAAGVWRKAHSPEGLLRWLERFHRWRRG
- a CDS encoding putative bifunctional diguanylate cyclase/phosphodiesterase, which produces MGDDLHAAIVRHASGEADWVNALWKAFSAERCLDTLLRGLLAGIRQSCDARAVSILLVDRELRSVIARGHFAREYRRVRVSTLTVPLKKVLLARLQGLRPGSVLQRLDREYWYLPEAPPGQLHCLLRLQRPRSMHSSEQLLRVLAAPAAAALERAHEIRRNEAAHRQLSRVLEQLPATIWTTDTRMRITTASGRGLTAQGLNAEQVIGQRPTDLLPLSQADTDPLPRMLEHALRGQSVSNEGWRGGRRYQRNVEPLRDDTGRIIGCLGVSVDITEQHNTRQALAGERRWAERILASISEGVISVDRSGRVRYANPAAARLCGLPLDSMQQQPIHEVLQLRRDAGRPEAAEQAWETLSERPARRLLCTAPGQDRWVDVQREPLRSGQGIEGDVVLLRDITLQQALARQLAFEATHDPLTGAPNRSLLADRLEQALAGARRNGKRLAVCFLDLDRFKQVNDTLGHETGDELLRQVAERLKQVVRRNDTVSRYGGDEFVLLLEDPGSAEQLADLAQELITRIAAPYQANGHQLHITTSMGISLYPDDAEQARELVKHADIAMYHAKEQGRNGFVYFTADMNRRAREHLFLETALREAMEQGRLSLHYQPRLHLRSRRLLAAEALLRWVHPRRGAISPARFIPVAEDSGLILSLGEQVLHHACAQMRAWADAGKPPIRVAVNVSPVQFRHESLLEQVRGALREFRVPAGRLELEVTEGVFMGDTAGANDRLRELKALGVRLAVDDFGTGYSSLSYLKRFPVDALKIDKTFIRQIPGNKEDAAIARAIIRLGASLGMEVVAEGVETAAAARWLRSRGCYEAQGYYFGYPVPAAEFHHGGADAR